One Candidatus Limnocylindrales bacterium genomic window carries:
- a CDS encoding glycerol-3-phosphate 1-O-acyltransferase, which translates to MSLAALSADTGSIEPPWPSASAERIVFLLDACTELERRLLKDWIARQRPGEFPDAAVDVVSIPPTRGPARRRRGSHAALESAVASGGDPLMAPLRVAWFSGKTDGLRTLSTLDMLTMSDPRDPGRVRQRWTIARHPERCRVVAGEPARLSELRARWRSAGGEDIGETTGLAEFIARQATLALERAERRLRGARYKVPRMVEQDILGRPAFRGGLARLARELGKPEAKVAEDAQRYLREIAATHDPFVIDVVAFIIRSLYRRGYGDIIHYDKKRLEQIYSLAQRHPVVFLPTHKSNLDHLVLQYVLHENGHPPNHTAGGINMNFFPVGPLVRRAGVFFIRRTFKDNPVYKFVLRHYIDYLIEKRFSLEWYIEGGRSRSGKMLPPRFGMLAYVVDAWRRGKSEDVVLLPVAIAYDQIQDVGEYVAEQRGSAKESESFGWFLRVIRRLRRRYGGIHIEFGEPISLNEQLGERGTADTAEEIAENSLDLQKLAFEVCFRINKATPITPTSLVTLALLGVGDRALTVEETVAALTNLVAYVRRRKLPMTEDLDLTRPDSVQRVLEHLVENGVVTCFAEGADAVYAIRSDEYLTAAYYRNTIIHFFVTGSIAELAVVAAAEAGAGDRLELFWNEAMALRDLLKFEFFFADRATFRAEMSEEMAFHDPEWESRLRAGGKETEQLLLSIKPFNSHRVLRPFLEAYRVVADALTKVDPKEKLDEARFVAQCLALGKQYQLQRRVARAESVSKVLFQTALRLAGNRGLLASDGSDLAEKRRAFAAELRRVIRRVDAIDALAASRRTGLLGRND; encoded by the coding sequence GTGAGCCTGGCCGCCCTTTCCGCCGACACCGGGTCCATCGAGCCGCCATGGCCGAGCGCGAGTGCCGAGCGGATCGTCTTCCTTCTCGACGCCTGCACCGAGCTCGAACGCAGGCTGCTGAAGGACTGGATCGCGCGCCAGCGTCCCGGGGAATTCCCCGACGCGGCGGTCGATGTCGTCTCCATTCCTCCCACGCGCGGCCCCGCCAGGCGCCGCAGGGGAAGCCACGCGGCGCTCGAGTCGGCGGTCGCCTCGGGCGGAGATCCGCTGATGGCCCCGCTGCGCGTGGCGTGGTTCTCGGGCAAGACCGACGGCCTACGCACGCTCTCCACGCTCGACATGCTGACCATGAGCGATCCGCGCGATCCGGGACGCGTGCGGCAGCGATGGACGATCGCGCGTCATCCGGAGCGATGCCGGGTCGTGGCGGGCGAGCCGGCGCGCCTCTCGGAGCTGAGGGCGCGGTGGCGCAGCGCCGGCGGCGAGGACATCGGCGAGACGACGGGACTGGCCGAGTTCATCGCGCGGCAGGCCACGCTGGCGCTGGAGCGGGCCGAGCGTCGCCTTCGCGGCGCACGCTACAAGGTCCCGCGCATGGTCGAGCAGGACATCCTGGGCCGGCCGGCATTTCGCGGAGGTCTGGCACGCCTGGCGCGCGAGCTGGGCAAGCCCGAGGCCAAGGTCGCCGAGGATGCGCAGCGGTATCTGCGCGAGATCGCGGCCACTCACGATCCCTTCGTCATCGACGTCGTCGCCTTCATCATCCGCTCGCTGTACCGGCGCGGCTACGGCGACATCATCCACTACGACAAGAAGAGGCTCGAGCAGATCTACAGTCTGGCCCAGCGCCATCCGGTCGTGTTCCTGCCCACGCACAAGTCCAATCTGGACCATCTGGTCCTGCAGTACGTGCTGCACGAGAACGGGCATCCGCCCAACCACACGGCCGGCGGCATCAACATGAACTTCTTTCCGGTCGGACCGCTGGTGCGGCGCGCCGGCGTGTTCTTCATCCGCCGCACGTTCAAGGACAATCCGGTCTACAAGTTCGTGCTGCGGCACTACATCGATTACCTGATCGAGAAGCGGTTCTCGCTCGAGTGGTACATCGAAGGCGGCCGCTCGCGCTCGGGAAAGATGCTGCCGCCGCGCTTCGGCATGCTTGCCTACGTCGTGGATGCGTGGCGGCGCGGCAAGAGCGAAGACGTCGTGCTGCTGCCCGTCGCGATCGCGTACGATCAGATCCAGGACGTCGGCGAGTACGTGGCCGAGCAGCGCGGGTCGGCCAAGGAGTCGGAGAGCTTCGGCTGGTTCCTGCGCGTGATCCGCCGCCTGCGGCGCCGCTACGGCGGCATCCACATCGAGTTCGGCGAGCCGATCTCGCTCAACGAGCAGCTAGGCGAGCGCGGCACGGCCGATACCGCCGAGGAGATCGCCGAGAACAGCCTGGATCTGCAGAAGCTCGCGTTCGAAGTCTGCTTCCGCATCAACAAGGCCACGCCCATCACGCCCACCTCGCTGGTGACGCTGGCGCTGCTCGGCGTGGGCGACCGGGCCCTGACGGTCGAGGAGACGGTGGCCGCGCTGACCAACCTGGTGGCCTACGTACGGCGCCGAAAGCTTCCGATGACCGAGGACCTGGACCTGACCCGGCCCGATTCGGTGCAGCGCGTGCTCGAGCACCTGGTCGAGAATGGCGTCGTCACCTGTTTTGCCGAGGGCGCCGACGCCGTCTACGCCATCCGCTCCGACGAGTACCTGACGGCTGCGTACTACCGCAACACGATCATCCACTTCTTCGTCACCGGCTCCATCGCCGAGCTCGCGGTCGTGGCCGCGGCGGAGGCGGGAGCGGGCGACAGGCTCGAGCTGTTCTGGAACGAGGCGATGGCGCTGCGCGATCTGCTCAAGTTCGAGTTCTTCTTCGCCGATCGCGCCACCTTCCGCGCCGAGATGAGCGAGGAAATGGCCTTCCACGACCCGGAATGGGAGAGCAGGCTGCGCGCAGGCGGCAAGGAGACCGAGCAGCTGCTGCTCTCGATCAAGCCGTTCAATTCGCACCGCGTGCTGCGGCCGTTCCTGGAGGCGTACCGCGTGGTCGCCGACGCGCTGACCAAGGTCGATCCGAAGGAGAAGCTCGACGAGGCAAGATTCGTCGCGCAGTGCCTGGCGCTCGGAAAGCAGTACCAGCTCCAGCGCCGCGTGGCGCGCGCCGAGTCGGTCTCGAAGGTGCTGTTCCAGACGGCGCTGCGGCTAGCCGGCAACCGCGGGTTGCTCGCGAGCGACGGCAGTGATCTTGCGGAGAAGC